One Syngnathus acus chromosome 13, fSynAcu1.2, whole genome shotgun sequence genomic window carries:
- the slitrk3a gene encoding SLIT and NTRK-like protein 3 gives MLWVTLLSTIALGWTTPIPLLEDSEEIDEPCFEPCYCEVKEGIFHVHCDSKGFTNVSQIAQIWSRPFKLNLQRNSMRKLYFNSFLHLNNAISINLGNNALQDIHAGAFNGLGILKRLFLHENKLEIFRNDTFLGLESLEYLQADYNVIKRIESGAFRHLHKLRVLILNDNLIPLLPNYLFRSVSLTHLDLRGNRLKTLPYKGTLEYVGRSLMEIQLEENPWNCVCEIVQLKTWLERIPYTALVGEITCEYPFHLHGKDLREIKRNELCPLLSDSEIEAKLGIPRIPFNNDNTWPTKPSSMLSSFHNTASSAIKPTKRPRPTKNPPTQRSIYPGINQPPIAGYQTRPPIPIICPAGCICNLHITDLGLTVNCKEKGFHNISDLLPRPLNAKKLYLSGNLIQKIYRSDFWNFSSLDLLHLGNNRISYVQEGAFINLPNLKSLYLNGNDIERLTPGMFRGLQMLSLLYFEYNVIREIQPNAFSLMPNLQLVFLNDNLLRSLPDDVFAGTNLARLNLRNNYFLSLPVRGVLEHLTSIVQVDLHQNPWECSCDIIPLKQWVEKLSSVIVVGDVICKTPEFAFGKDLRSLEVEVLCPELKYSLGSLPAQPGGDDLTTRSTGMGEAAVRDAVPLSVLILSLLILFISAVFVAAGLFAFVLRRRKKLPFRKRSEVDLTGIQMQCRIFEDAPRQSSAGNSSTLEKPTPSLHTHTHPSHSHSHGHVYDYIPHPVTQMCNNPIYKPREGEIAAPSDEDRGQFSAKKDNGSSSSSNNYRTLLEKEREWSLAISNSQLNTIVGVNHTTADFAGLHENGGLCPTVIDSQRPTPTVGFVDCLYGTASKIKDMHVAHAHPPGMQYPDLQQDARLKETLLFTAGKGCYPEPSQSDYLELRAKLQTKPDYLEVLEKSYRF, from the coding sequence ATGCTGTGGGTTACCTTGCTGAGCACCATAGCCTTAGGATGGACCACCCCGATCCCATTACTGGAGGACTCGGAGGAGATCGATGAGCCGTGCTTCGAGCCCTGCTACTGCGAGGTCAAAGAGGGCATCTTCCACGTGCACTGTGACAGCAAAGGATTTACAAATGTGAGCCAGATTGCTCAGATATGGAGCCGGCCATTCAAACTCAACCTGCAGAGAAACTCTATGAGGAAGCTCTACTTTAACAGCTTTCTCCATCTAAACAACGCCATATCCATAAATCTCGGTAATAACGCCTTGCAAGACATCCACGCTGGAGCATTCAACGGCTTGGGAATACTCAAACGGCTTTTCTTGCACGAGAACAAACTTGAGATTTTCCGGAATGACACATTCCTCGGACTGGAGAGTTTAGAGTATCTCCAAGCAGACTACAATGTTATCAAAAGGATTGAAAGTGGTGCATTCAGGCACCTCCACAAATTGAGAGTACTTATACTAAATGACAATCTGATTCCACTGCTCCCCAATTATCTCTTCCGGTCTGTTTCGCTAACACATTTGGACCTTAGGGGGAACAGACTAAAGACGTTGCCCTATAAAGGGACGTTGGAGTACGTTGGGCGGAGCTTGATGGAAATTCAGCTGGAGGAGAATCCTTggaactgtgtgtgtgagattgTCCAGCTAAAGACTTGGCTGGAGAGAATTCCTTATACTGCTCTGGTAGGCGAAATAACATGCGAGTACCCGTTCCATTTACATGGAAAAGACCTACGGGAAATCAAGCGCAATGAGCTGTGCCCTTTGCTCTCCGATTCTGAGATTGAGGCCAAACTGGGAATTCCACGCATCCCATTCAACAATGACAACACGTGGCCTACCAAACCATCCTCCATGCTCTCCTCCTTTCACAACACCGCATCCTCTGCAATAAAGCCCACAAAACGACCTCGTCCCACCAAGAACCCCCCAACACAGCGTAGTATTTACCCAGGCATCAACCAGCCCCCCATTGCCGGCTATCAGACAAGACCTCCAATCCCGATAATTTGTCCCGCCGGATGTATTTGCAACCTTCACATCACTGACTTGGGCCTAACAGTGAACTGTAAGGAGAAAGGCTTTCACAACATCTCTGACCTTTTGCCGAGGCCGCTCAATGCCAAGAAATTATATCTCAGCGGGAACCTAATACAGAAAATTTACCGCTCTGATTTCTGGAACTTCTCGAGTTTGGATTTATTGCATTTAGGCAACAACCGGATATCTTATGTGCAGGAGGGCGCTTTCATCAACCTGCCAAACTTAAAAAGCTTATACCTGAATGGCAATGACATCGAAAGGCTCACCCCCGGGATGTTTCGAGGACTCCAGATGCTGAGCCTACTCTACTTTGAGTATAATGTTATACGAGAGATACAACCAAACGCCTTTTCCCTGATGCCCAACCTGCAGCTGGTTTTTCTCAATGACAACTTGCTGCGCTCCCTCCCCGATGACGTCTTCGCTGGCACCAACCTTGCTCGCCTCAACCTCCGCAACAATTATTTCCTTTCCTTGCCTGTGCGTGGAGTCCTGGAGCACCTGACCTCTATTGTCCAAGTCGACCTTCATCAGAACCCCTGGGAGTGCTCCTGCGATATCATCCCTCTCAAACAATGGGTGGAAAAGCTCTCCTCTGTCATTGTGGTTGGAGATGTCATCTGCAAGACGCCAGAGTTTGCCTTTGGGAAGGATTTGCGTTCATTAGAGGTTGAAGTACTTTGTCCTGAACTTAAATATTCCTTAGGCTCCTTACCCGCTCAGCCTGGTGGGGATGACCTCACCACCAGGAGTACTGGAATGGGGGAGGCAGCTGTAAGAGATGCAGTTCCGTTGTCCGTCCTCATCCTCAgcctcctcatcctcttcatCTCTGCTGTGTTTGTAGCAGCCGGGCTGTTTGCCTTTGTTCTTCGTCGGAGGAAGAAGCTGCCCTTCAGGAAGCGTTCTGAGGTGGATCTGACAGGGATCCAGATGCAATGCAGGATTTTTGAGGATGCGCCAAGGCAGAGCAGCGCCGGCAACTCGAGTACACTGGAGAAGCCAACCCCcagcttgcacacacacactcatcccAGTCACTCACATTCCCATGGCCATGTTTATGATTACATCCCACATCCTGTGACTCAGATGTGTAACAACCCCATCTATAAGCCCCGAGAGGGGGAGATAGCAGCACCGTCAGATGAAGACAGAGGGCAGTTTTCAGCCAAGAAAGACAATGgaagcagcagtagcagcaacAACTATCGAACCTTGttagagaaagaaagagagtgGAGCCTGGCTATTTCCAACTCTCAACTCAACACCATCGTCGGTGTCAACCACACCACAGCCGACTTTGCAGGACTTCATGAGAACGGTGGACTCTGCCCCACGGTCATTGACAGTCAAAGGCCCACGCCTACCGTCGGTTTCGTGGACTGCCTTTACGGGACCGCTTCCAAAATCAAGGACATGCACGTGGCACATGCACACCCACCTGGCATGCAGTACCCAGATTTGCAACAGGACGCTCGGCTGAAGGAGACTTTGCTTTTCACGGCGGGGAAAGGCTGCTACCCCGAACCGTCCCAAAGCGATTACCTGGAGTTAAGGGCCAAACTCCAAACCAAGCCGGATTACCTCGAAGTGTTGGAAAAATCGTATCGGTTTTAA